The following coding sequences lie in one Mucilaginibacter sp. KACC 22773 genomic window:
- the dnaE gene encoding DNA polymerase III subunit alpha codes for MPDFSHLHVHTQFSLLDGAADISKLYKKAAADGMKALAITDHGNMFGVFKFVAEAGKHNVKPIVGCEFYVVDDRHKKTFTKEKKDIRRHQLMLAKNPEGYKNLVKLCSYGYMEGLYSKWPRIDKELILKHHKGIIATTCCIGASVPQAILRDTPEAAETEFKWWLDLFGEDYYIELQRHDIPDQNTVNKVLLEYAKKYNVKVICSNDSHYVDQQDSNAHDILLCVNTGDMQSTPIATDEEGGRGYRFGFPNDQFYFKTQQEMSHLFSDLPESLDNTNEIVDKVEVLKLKRDILLPNYVIPEEFKIHNTGDADTLNQWEYLKHLTFMGAKERYIDISPETEERINFELFTIRTMGFAGYFLIVADFIKAGRDMGVFIGPGRGSAAGSVVAYCTGITNIDPMKYNLLFERFLNPDRKSMPDIDTDFDDAGRQKVIDYVVDKYGKNQVAQIITYGSMAARTSIQDVGRVLDMPLSEMNLIKKLVPDTLGITLKDAIEQVPELKEILNGNDLRSQVLREAAKLEGSVRNTGVHAAGIIIAPYDLTDIVPVAVAKDSDLLVTQYDGRVIEDAGVIKMDFLGLKTLTIIKDALRMIKQNHGVHIDIDYIPLDDLQTYELYQRGDTNGTFQFESDGMQMYLRELKPDKFEDLIAMNALYRPGPIEYIPNFISRKHGREPIVFDLPDMEEYLGETYGITVYQEQVMLLSQKLAGFSKGDADVLRKAMGKKQIEVLNKMEAQFMDGAMAKGHPKDKLTKIWTDWKAFAQYAFNKSHSTCYAFVAYQTAYLKAHYPSEYMAAVLNNQNNMEKITFFMEECRRMGVEVLGPDINESDMAFAVNKKGQVRFGLTGVKGVGDKAVESIIEERAANGPYVSVYDFARRSNTRSVNRKSYENLVYGGAFDEFGYNRAQFFAKTDVGVLTGIERLTKYANDYQNVQSSSQSSLFGGSVASYVPEPAMPEAEEWPLIEKLKYEKTVIGIYLTGHPLDNYKVELDRFCNSTISDLKLMQKARSGEGGEEIMGAFNELRKRGEIRIGGLVSSVQHKITKTGKPFGTFVLEDYNESYEFALFGDDYVKFRNMMMDGYFLHIKGTIEEKFRQKDNWDLRILVMDLLSEMRDKLTKSLTVCIDVSMLSSKLLDDIQHIIDENNQKYPVKNCKLRFKINNREEAMHVELSSKNFKVNPSDDLIEGIFNITNTQPLLG; via the coding sequence ATGCCAGATTTTTCTCACTTACACGTTCATACCCAGTTCTCATTACTTGATGGTGCCGCCGACATCTCTAAACTGTACAAAAAGGCCGCAGCTGACGGGATGAAAGCCCTGGCCATTACCGATCATGGAAACATGTTTGGTGTATTTAAATTTGTGGCCGAGGCTGGCAAACACAACGTAAAACCCATTGTGGGCTGCGAGTTTTATGTGGTTGATGATCGGCATAAGAAAACTTTTACCAAGGAGAAAAAAGACATCCGTCGCCACCAGCTGATGCTGGCCAAAAACCCCGAAGGTTATAAAAACCTGGTTAAGCTATGTTCATACGGTTACATGGAAGGCCTGTATAGCAAATGGCCCCGTATTGATAAAGAGCTGATTTTAAAACATCATAAAGGCATCATTGCCACCACCTGCTGCATTGGCGCATCGGTGCCCCAGGCTATATTAAGGGATACCCCCGAAGCCGCAGAAACCGAGTTTAAATGGTGGCTTGATTTGTTTGGCGAAGATTATTACATCGAACTGCAGCGCCATGATATCCCCGACCAAAACACCGTAAACAAAGTGTTGCTGGAGTACGCCAAAAAGTATAATGTAAAGGTAATTTGTTCCAACGATTCGCATTACGTAGATCAGCAGGACTCCAACGCTCATGATATTTTGCTTTGCGTAAACACCGGCGATATGCAAAGCACCCCGATAGCTACCGACGAAGAGGGTGGCCGTGGCTATCGGTTTGGGTTCCCTAACGATCAGTTTTATTTTAAAACCCAGCAGGAAATGAGCCACCTGTTTAGCGACCTACCCGAATCATTGGATAACACCAACGAGATTGTGGACAAGGTGGAAGTTTTAAAGCTTAAACGGGATATCCTGTTACCCAATTACGTAATACCCGAAGAGTTTAAAATTCACAATACCGGTGATGCCGATACGCTGAACCAGTGGGAATACCTGAAGCACCTTACCTTTATGGGTGCCAAGGAACGTTACATTGATATATCGCCCGAAACTGAGGAGCGCATTAACTTTGAGTTGTTCACCATCAGAACGATGGGCTTTGCCGGCTACTTTTTGATTGTGGCCGACTTTATAAAAGCAGGCCGGGATATGGGCGTATTTATAGGTCCGGGCCGTGGTTCGGCCGCCGGATCGGTAGTAGCGTATTGTACCGGGATCACCAACATCGACCCGATGAAGTACAACCTCCTGTTCGAGAGGTTCCTGAACCCCGACCGTAAATCGATGCCCGATATTGATACGGACTTTGACGATGCAGGCCGCCAGAAGGTTATTGATTACGTGGTAGATAAGTATGGCAAAAACCAGGTAGCACAGATCATCACTTACGGCTCGATGGCTGCCCGTACCAGTATCCAGGATGTGGGGCGTGTATTGGATATGCCGCTATCCGAAATGAACTTAATTAAAAAGCTGGTGCCCGATACCCTTGGCATTACCCTTAAAGATGCCATTGAACAGGTACCCGAACTTAAAGAAATATTAAACGGCAACGACCTGCGCAGCCAGGTGCTGCGCGAGGCAGCCAAGCTGGAAGGCTCGGTGCGTAACACTGGCGTACACGCGGCGGGCATCATCATCGCCCCTTATGATTTAACAGATATTGTACCCGTTGCCGTTGCCAAAGACTCCGACCTGCTGGTTACCCAATATGATGGCCGTGTAATTGAAGATGCAGGTGTAATTAAGATGGACTTTTTGGGCCTGAAAACCCTGACCATTATTAAAGATGCGCTACGGATGATCAAACAAAATCATGGTGTACACATCGATATTGATTATATACCGCTTGATGATTTGCAAACTTATGAGCTTTACCAGCGTGGCGACACCAATGGTACTTTCCAGTTTGAAAGTGACGGCATGCAAATGTACCTGCGCGAGCTTAAGCCCGATAAGTTTGAAGATTTAATTGCCATGAACGCCCTGTACCGCCCGGGACCAATTGAGTATATACCAAACTTTATCAGCCGTAAACACGGCCGCGAACCTATCGTGTTCGATTTACCCGACATGGAGGAATACCTGGGCGAAACTTATGGTATTACCGTGTACCAGGAGCAGGTGATGCTTTTATCGCAAAAACTGGCCGGCTTTAGTAAAGGCGATGCCGATGTTTTGCGTAAAGCGATGGGTAAAAAACAAATTGAGGTACTTAATAAGATGGAAGCCCAGTTTATGGATGGTGCCATGGCCAAAGGCCACCCCAAAGATAAACTGACTAAAATATGGACCGACTGGAAGGCTTTTGCGCAGTACGCCTTCAATAAATCGCACTCTACCTGTTATGCCTTTGTGGCCTATCAAACGGCTTATTTAAAGGCACACTATCCATCCGAGTACATGGCAGCGGTTTTAAACAACCAGAACAACATGGAAAAGATTACCTTTTTTATGGAGGAGTGCCGCAGGATGGGTGTAGAGGTGTTAGGCCCGGATATCAATGAGTCGGACATGGCGTTTGCTGTGAACAAAAAAGGCCAGGTACGCTTTGGATTAACCGGCGTTAAAGGTGTGGGAGATAAAGCGGTTGAAAGTATTATTGAGGAACGGGCTGCCAACGGACCTTACGTATCTGTTTATGATTTTGCCCGCCGGTCGAATACCCGCAGTGTAAACCGAAAATCATACGAGAACCTGGTTTACGGCGGCGCCTTTGACGAGTTTGGCTATAACCGCGCCCAGTTTTTTGCAAAAACAGATGTTGGTGTATTAACTGGTATTGAACGCCTTACCAAATACGCCAATGATTACCAGAATGTGCAAAGCAGCTCACAATCATCGCTATTTGGTGGCTCGGTAGCATCATATGTACCTGAACCGGCCATGCCCGAGGCTGAAGAATGGCCATTGATAGAGAAGCTGAAATACGAAAAAACGGTGATCGGAATTTACCTCACCGGCCACCCGCTGGATAACTATAAGGTAGAACTGGACCGCTTTTGCAACAGCACCATCAGCGATTTGAAACTGATGCAAAAAGCACGCTCGGGCGAAGGTGGCGAAGAGATCATGGGTGCCTTTAACGAGTTACGTAAACGCGGCGAAATCCGGATAGGCGGGCTGGTAAGCAGTGTTCAGCATAAAATAACCAAAACCGGTAAACCCTTTGGCACCTTCGTGTTGGAGGACTACAATGAATCGTACGAGTTTGCCTTGTTTGGCGATGATTATGTGAAATTCCGTAACATGATGATGGATGGTTATTTTTTACATATCAAAGGCACCATTGAAGAAAAATTCCGCCAAAAGGATAACTGGGATCTGCGCATCCTGGTGATGGATTTACTGTCCGAAATGCGCGATAAGCTCACCAAATCATTAACAGTTTGTATAGATGTGAGCATGCTCAGCAGTAAATTACTTGACGATATACAACACATCATCGACGAGAATAACCAAAAATACCCGGTAAAAAACTGCAAACTACGCTTCAAGATCAATAACCGCGAAGAGGCCATGCATGTGGAGCTATCATCCAAAAATTTTAAAGTAAACCCAAGCGATGATTTGATTGAGGGGATATTTAACATTACGAATACGCAGCCTTTGTTGGGGTAA